In the Plasmodium chabaudi chabaudi strain AS genome assembly, chromosome: 13 genome, one interval contains:
- a CDS encoding lysine--tRNA ligase, putative has product MLTPFFPILKKKNFIRQFFFNQKFFTLFENNFKTNIIKLHYTTMTEKREHVTPNQKKGNPTLPKDAKKDDEAELDPRLYHENRSKFILDQQAKGINIYPHKFERTITIPDFIEKYKDLENGEHLEETTLSVTGRIMRISSSGQKLRFFDLVGDGKRIQVLANFSFHDKEKSNFVECYDKIRRGDIVGIIGFPGKSKKGELSIFPRETILLSPCLHMLPMKYGLKDTEIRYRQRYLDLIVNESTRNIFITRTKIINFLRSFLNDQGFIEVETPSMNLVAGGASARPFITHHNDLDIDLYLRIATELPLKMLIVGGLDRVYEIGKVFRNEGIDNTHNPEFTSCEFYWAYADYYDLIKWSEEFFSKLVYHLFGTYKILYNKDGPEKDPIEIDFTPPYPKISLVEELEKITKVKLEQPFDSPETINKMINIIKENNIEMPNPPTAAKLLDQLASHFIENIYQNQPFFIIEHPQIMSPLAKYHRSKPGLTERLEMFICGKEVLNAYTELNDPFKQKECFSAQQKDKEKGDAEAYHCDAAFCTALEYALPPTGGLGLGIDRITMFLTNKNCIKDVILFPTMKPVN; this is encoded by the exons ATGCTGACGCCTTTTTTTcccattttaaaaaaaaaaaattttattcgacaatttttttttaatcaaaAGTTCTTTACATTATtcgaaaataattttaaaacaaatattatcaaactTCATTATACAACAATGACTGAAAAAAGAGAGCATGTCACTccaaatcaaaaaaaaggtAACCCCACCCTTCCAAA GGACGCTAAAAAAGATGATGAAGCAGAGTTAGATCCAAGATTGTATCATGAGAATAGGtccaaatttattttagaTCAACAAGCAAaaggaataaatatatatcccCATAAATTTGAAAGAACAATTACTATTCCTGattttatagaaaaatataaagactTAGAAAATGGTGAACATTTAGAAGAAACTACTTTAAGTGTTACTGGACGAATAATGAGAATTTCATCTTCTGGTCAAAAGTTACGATTTTTCGATTTAGTAGGTGATGGAAAAAGAATACAAGTGCTAgcaaatttttcatttcatgataaagaaaaatcaaattttGTTGAAtgttatgataaaataagaaGAGGAGATATAGTAGGTATTATTGGATTCCCTGGTAAAAGCAAAAAGGGAGAATTAAGTATATTCCCAAGGGaaactattttattatcaccATGTTTACATATGCTACCTATGAAATATGGTTTGAAAGATACAGAAATAAGATATAGACAAAGATATTTAGATTTAATTGTTAATGAATCTActagaaatatatttattactagaacaaaaataattaactTTTTAAGAAGCTTTTTAAATGATCAAGGTTTTATAGAAGTAGAAACACCATCTATGAATTTAGTAGCAGGTGGTGCTAGTGCACGCCCATTTATTACACATCATAACGACCTAGATATCGACCTTTATTTAAGAATTGCTACTGAATTACCATTAAAAATGCTAATAGTTGGTGGATTAGATAGAGTATATGAAATTGGAAAAGTTTTCAGAAATGAAGGAATAGATAATACACATAATCCTGAATTCACATCCTGTGAATTTTATTGGGCATATGCTGATTATTatgatttaattaaatGGTCAGAAGAATTTTTCTCAAAATTAGTATATCACCTATTTGGtacatacaaaatattatataataaagatgGACCTGAAAAGGATCCAATTGAAATTGATTTTACACCACCATATCCAAAAATTTCTTTAGTAGaagaattagaaaaaattacaaaagtAAAATTAGAACAGCCATTTGATTCGCCAGAaactataaataaaatgataaacatcataaaagaaaataatattgaaatgCCTAATCCACCTACAGCTGCTAAATTATTAGATCAATTAGCATCACattttattgaaaatatttatcaaaatcaaccattttttataattgaaCATCCTCAAATTATGAGTCCCCTTGCTAAGTATCATAGATCAAAACCAGGATTAACAGAAAGATTAGAAATGTTTATATGTGGAAAAGAAGTATTAAATGCTTATACAGAATTAAATGATCCATTCAAACAAAAAGAATGTTTTTCTGCACAACaaaaagataaagaaaagGGTGATGCTGAAGCATACCATTGTGATGCAGCTTTTTGTACCGCTTTAGAATATGCATTACCACCTACAGGAGGATTAGGATTAGGTATTGATAGAATTACAATGTTTTTaacaaacaaaaattgtattaaaGATGTCATTTTATTCCCCACAATGAAGCCAGTAAATTAA
- a CDS encoding small nuclear ribonucleoprotein E, putative, producing MATTNKKLQKIMTQPINQIFRFFTNQTVVQIWLYDKPHTRIEGKILGFDEYMNMVLDESKEISIKKNTKKELGKILLKGDTITLIMEAKKEEEE from the exons ATGGCGACTACGAACAAAaagttacaaaaaattatgaccCAGCCAATA aaCCAAATATTTCGGTTTTTCACGAACCAAACGGTTGTACAAATTTGGCTATACGATAAACCCCATACCCGAATCGAAGGAAAAATTCTC GGCTTTGACGAATATATGAACATGGTTTTAGACGAGTCAAAAGAGAtttcaattaaaaaaaatacaaaaaaagaattaggaaagattttattaaaaggaGATACAATAACTCTTATTATGGAAGC AAAAAAAGAGGAAGAGGAATAA
- a CDS encoding ubiquitin-activating enzyme E1, putative produces the protein MNELDMYKRQISLWGKEHQEILMNSRVCFLGSELIIFEICKGLILSGISSITIIDDQKVCDDDLKCYMFNNSDKTNEYKCDIIKENLLSINKNANVKCVVNNPIEYFYNNIINDNGYDILICNLSVKNNLKIEKVCAKYGIKVITCNVSNGIGYLNVNIGRHIYMEAKQINRLRCNDSIYSFSYYYNIALSLYDSLKEYINTVDYSNFQTNDELNKILFLSKIYHNFSYEINETTKSEKIIKHVKDKIKLTNISFGNLDKVNYLIYLSDIKERIKLILQNNNYINKEIHNHIHIFLIVYKSFIKKKKYLPYLYNDNYGNKHVEAFRGVDEIKTILKKRKYEDEKELKLLIMKKKKKYKFIKNFEISHFAYLFSNFLCINFVDSEERGNKNQTLMENFLYFCYLHDVSHENGGSLNSIEKCSSHSLKSELLLCNDKKDLLNFGKATVFNNIKKEEEIVKQNCSYNKDCAFLFFKMDDQKIRNLSYIDVNINTLLEKVKIGNKLFDNLNSLKHVCSNYVTTIISGLITQEVIKICSLHLKPHVNYYFVKTSYLRFMHR, from the coding sequence atgaatgagCTTGACATGTATAAGCGTCAAATTTCTTTGTGGGGAAAAGAACATCAGGaaattttaatgaataGTCGTGTTTGTTTTTTAGGAAGcgaattaattatttttgaaatatgcAAAGGTTTAATATTAAGTGGGATAAGTAGTATAACAATTATAGACGATCAAAAGGTGTGTGACGACGatttaaaatgttatatgtttaataattcagataaaacaaatgaatataaatgtgacataataaaagaaaacttgttaagtataaataaaaatgcgAATGTAAAATGTGTTGTTAATAATCctattgaatatttttataataacataataaatgataatggTTATGATATATTGATATGTAATTTGtctgtaaaaaataatttaaaaattgaaaaagttTGTGCAAAATATGGCATAAAAGTAATTACTTGTAATGTTAGTAATGGTATAGGGTAtttaaatgtaaatataggaaggcatatatatatggaagcaaaacaaataaatagatTGCGGTGTAATGATAGTATATATTCCttttcttattattataacatagctttatcattatatgatagtttaaaagaatatataaacactGTAgattattcaaattttcaaacgaatgatgaattaaataaaatattgtttttatctAAAATTTATCACAACTTCTCTTacgaaataaatgaaacaaCCAAatctgaaaaaataataaagcatgttaaagacaaaataaaattaacaaatataagTTTTGGCAATTTGGATAAAGTGAActatttgatttatttatctGATATCAAAGAACGAATAAAATtgattttacaaaataataattatataaataaagagaTCCATAAtcatatacacatatttttaattgtctataaaagttttataaaaaaaaaaaaatatttgccATACTTATACAATGACAATTATGGGAATAAACATGTCGAAGCATTTCGAGGGGTAGACGAAATTAAAAcgattttgaaaaaaagaaaatatgagGATGAAAAAGAgcttaaattattaattatgaaaaaaaaaaaaaaatataaatttataaaaaattttgaaatttcTCATTTTGCCTATTTATTCTCAAACTTTCTTTGCATAAATTTTGTTGATAGTGAAGAGAGGGGCAATAAAAACCAGACATTGATGGAAAactttttgtatttttgttatttacACGATGTTTCGCATGAAAATGGTGGCAGTTTAAATAGTATTGAGAAGTGCTCTTCACACAGTTTGAAGAGTGAACTACTACTTTGCAATGATAAAAAGGATTTGCTGAACTTTGGGAAGGCTAcagtttttaataatataaaaaaggaagagGAAATAGTAAAGCAAAACTGTAGTTATAATAAAGATtgtgcatttttatttttcaaaatggATGATCAAAAAATACGGAACTTGTCTTATATTgatgttaatataaatacattattggagaaagtaaaaattggtaataaattatttgacaATTTAAACAGCCTTAAGCATGTTTGCTCCAATTATGTAACTACAATTATTTCAGGACTCATAACACAGgaagttataaaaatatgttctCTACATTTGAAACCGCatgtaaattattattttgtaaaaacgAGCTACTTACGATTTATGCATAGGTAG
- a CDS encoding N6-adenine-specific methylase, putative, protein MSFLKILALIVLLINVKINFVKNKKFYFPKDIDTKRCYRDSTKWNILGKYIKNRFDKNKYDYNFIQWNGSNFVKYKRLSKYTKFEGNKIFSNENEGGKQDDTLSEGEEEFVKSYENINEKTCENKQNELHEMNTDLNNKKKRLIKKDKYGIPEEKLNVRRLPNSKIKSKYNFFKVKTYNETANINYKKKKILTINEGILKNKKLYSPDTYTRPMMSKVKESLFNILVHLGVFNFNNMNVIDAFSGSGNLGIECISRGLNNVTFVDLSLNSCRTIYENLKLCNIQHLNNKIIRSDVLELLKNPFKFDVLDKYHLGFFTPPYEQIVYSELVHSISKSELFDNDALIFIEYPKEIDMLPQKVDNLIGLRNRKFGRTYFAIYVINHTGKYDHTINQDEFYPLHYNRKQRRQEKYI, encoded by the coding sequence ATGagctttttaaaaatattagctTTGATAGTTTTGctaataaatgtaaaaataaattttgttaaaaataaaaaattttattttcccaaAGATATTGACACTAAACGATGTTATAGGGACAGTACAAAATGGAATATTTTAGGGaagtatattaaaaatagatttgataagaataaatatgattacaattttatacaatGGAATGGTtcaaattttgtaaaatataaacgaCTAAGTAAGTATACAAAATTTGAAgggaataaaatatttagtaatgaaaatgaaggaGGCAAACAAGATGATACTTTATCAGAAGGGGAAGAAGAATTTGTGAAATcgtatgaaaatataaatgaaaaaacatGTGAAAATAAGCAAAATGAGTTACATGAAATGAACACAgatttgaataataaaaagaaaaggttgataaaaaaagacaagTATGGAATACCAGAGGAAAAGTTAAACGTAAGGAGATTACCtaatagtaaaataaaatcaaaatataatttttttaaagtaaaaacatataatgaaacagctaatataaattataaaaagaaaaaaatattaacaattaATGAAGGAatacttaaaaataaaaaattatattcacCAGATACTTATACAAGACCTATGATGAGTAAAGTTAAAGAATcgttatttaatatattagttCATTTAGGagtatttaattttaataatatgaatgtAATAGATGCATTTAGTGGAAGTGGAAATTTAGGTATAGAATGCATTTCTAGAGGTCTTAACAATGTAACGTTTGTAGATTTATCATTAAATTCTTGTAGAactatttatgaaaatttaaaattatgtaatatacaacatttaaataataaaataatccGATCTGATGTATtagaattattaaaaaatcctTTTAAATTTGATGTACTTGACAAATATCATTTAGGATTTTTTACACCCCCATATGAACAAATCGTATATAGTGAGTTAGTCCATAGTATATCTAAAAGTGAACTGTTTGATAATGATgctcttatttttatagagTACCCTAAAGAAATAGATATGCTACCACAAAAAGttgataatttaattgGTTTAAGAAATCGAAAATTTGGAAGAACATATTTTGctatatatgttattaaCCATACAGGGAAATACGATCACACTATAAATCAGGATGAATTCTATCCATTACATTATAATAGGAAGCAAAGACGCCAagaaaagtatatatag
- a CDS encoding AP2 domain transcription factor AP2-O4, putative translates to MNCLHENELPYTKNKKKIEKCYKVWEKIISKGIGCRKEEIKNNITKRKRDKERLISTLYGSVFKGEKYLLYSKKWRGKTLNEIINQDKKNYLNLKNLKNLKNVDNSYFCKLAIGYLDQENNNSLKKKTDSECAQNYDHDMDHKNMNASLKKNQAINNAGLINKKKNQSIEKNTELHNNEDVYEKLNYLEKRSYRNKIKTNTNYNCNTINNNLTPNDTDVTNSKTNNHDNVLLNSNSNINNDHINNRDNHISIHNIIHSTNEIKNSNIGCNTNNNKEIYNNDNNNYYYSNFDTSKNYNNSQMQNDNKCYEKNNNDNRLIKYKYLPTGVFYSRVSRSFIANWIDDKTKKQIKMPYKISEFGVEKCMILAILSRNLRISNINNCLKYYDKLTEDQKEQMLQAIRTTQKSEKLFNDILKPNIKNITNSINDICSASTSNSTKNNENETKSLSVKNKVIEKKKLKQSYNNAEKLPTGVYFYQGSYVANWWETNQKKQFKVPFKISEYGMTRAKNLAIISRLIRSSSIQEVNLILTQMEQNKNITKLNYTTILNLAFKYMKNPPKKY, encoded by the coding sequence atgaatTGTTTACATGAGAACGAATTACcatacacaaaaaataaaaagaaaattgaaaaatgttataaagTTTGGGAAAAGATAATAAGTAAAGGCATAGGATGTAGGAAAGAAgaaatcaaaaataatataactaaaagaaaaagagaTAAAGAAAGATTAATATCTACCTTATATGGTAGTGTATTCAAAGGGGAAaaatatcttttatattctaaAAAATGGAGAGGAAAAACTTTAAACGAAATAATTAAtcaagataaaaaaaattatctaaatttaaagaatttaaaaaatttaaaaaatgtcgATAACtcttatttttgtaaattggCTATTGGATATTTAGATCAAGAAAATAACAactctttaaaaaaaaagacagaTTCAGAATGCGCACAAAATTATGATCACGATATggatcataaaaatatgaatgctagtctaaaaaaaaatcaagcTATTAATAATGCTGGCCtaatcaataaaaaaaaaaatcagtcaatagaaaaaaatacagaacttcataataatgaagatGTATATGAAAAACTTAATTATCTAGAGAAAAGAAgttatagaaataaaataaaaacaaataccAACTATAATTGTAACAccattaataataatttaacacCAAATGATACTGACGTTACAAATAGTAAAACGAATAATCATGATAATGTTCTTTTAAATAGCAACAGCAATATCAATAAcgatcatataaataatcgAGATAATCATATCTctattcataatattattcatagcaccaatgaaattaaaaatagtaacatTGGATGCAATACCAATAATAACAAAGAGATTTATAATAacgataataataattattattattccaaTTTTGATACAAGCaagaattataataatagtcaaatgcaaaatgataataaatgttatgaaaaaaataataatgacaatagattaataaaatataaatacttaCCAACTGGTGTATTTTATAGTAGAGTATCCAGATCTTTTATAGCTAACTGGATTGatgataaaacaaaaaagcaaattaaaatgccatataaaatatccGAATTTGGAGTAGAAAAATGTATGATATTAGCTATACTGTCAAGAAATTTAAGAATAagtaacataaataattgtctaaaatattatgataaaCTAACAGAAGATCAAAAAGAACAAATGCTTCAAGCTATTAGAACTACAcaaaaaagtgaaaaattatttaatgatatCCTTAAAcctaatattaaaaacattaCAAATTCTATTAATGATATCTGTTCTGCCTCCACAAGTAATTCcactaaaaataatgaaaatgaaacaaaGAGTTTAAGtgtcaaaaataaagttattgaaaaaaaaaaactaaaacagtcatataataatgccGAAAAATTACCAACAGGTGTCTATTTCTATCAAGGATCTTATGTAGCTAACTGGTGGGAAACcaatcaaaaaaaacaatttaaagTTCCATTTAAAATTTCAGAATATGGAATGACAAGAGCAAAAAATCTAGCAATCATTTCAAGACTTATTAGATCATCCTCTATACAAGAAGTAAATCTAATTTTAACACAAAtggaacaaaataaaaacatcaCCAAATTAAACTATACtactattttaaatttagcTTTTAAATACATGAAAAATCCAccgaaaaaatattaa
- a CDS encoding phosphatidylinositol transfer protein, putative, with protein sequence MKVVEFRICMPLTVEEYQKCQLYLVAKGTLEDAEQRIKNAEKYGSDNSVGVVILKNESYAENNTTGQYTLKKLNILHKMPKWLLNFVDKKYCTIEEQCWNAYPYIKTTFQSSGFPKGKIQLESSHHSGFDTEYNPLNLSDDLLNLRKIIYIDIVNDKVSSKEYNSNEDPSLFLSQKTGRGHFQSDWKETSEHLMTCYKLITLDIPYFGLFCSKIENWIISAIRDNLLKYHKKAFCWIDEWFDLKIEDIRNIEKDVQIKLQKYWPETGQDISMDSLVDPVGNSEASKGSDQNEHDEKGGNNEESDRNSSTGESLTNEEDSQCDSSTSISDNEHIKNDINKADRHFNNIEDAYKNSIACSSTTSLNYKKEVCENGINESDEMQSQIMNSNNVEVSCEGQAYDLGEYEVVQGESEIESRDHDEYENEYGGKEEENSFDETEVDKKKRETVEYFFFKKNKNEYGEYLYKIGDGMFYSWTYRYFNIKDNKLYYYVNDEMNELRGEINLLNAQIHWVGEYKGRHNVFIIQCFYKNAYYLSVDDEIQAKKCMIDIQMASLINETNNSKNNIEKEYECDNIKVENDENLMDSYNDADNDENSQSLSNLNGEIKNDISKHTTLKMNKSNEYDSFEWIRTPKKNKIESAPTGFQSFNSVNNKGWEMSDSWTYDNNSSCCDEYLSPLLGNKSRNTFQSCNLKDIINMLFGKIEGIEMFEINKDIQYKGVKELLHELKMSFNTSDRLNNHLKNLFIFKKKRGKRIEKFLYIILIFLFFIFFHKIFNFLFYFFIPIFFFFLGAFIYNDKFCYYGFCSNSNYNVYKYSFNIYANINAVMSILLNNNKIHKGEYYQNVISSKNKYVHYVCSYLYFDIPIFKQIYEFYRPRKFFMSKYFEEQSRGVDKMNSTHVRHEKFDTPKNVSDKKQMRSYIIVQYTNKTSKEYFSLINLKNKDKFDKQIISCHNLNEYNMNKGDEKQRKENTNFNDIKECSTCGIATTANTLNNEKYGSDFAKKNMSNIVLRISRTYVGKLIQRCILGLLKPFFKIIKNTFFDEYVKGEGFDIYVVREKGNEICNIEYLTCYNYKSSIFNNYLNIERCKNVIRLFSSNDNKNGDEKWEIYFDRTKKNNLCIDENEENIKLLINKKRNEKEICRDIFFNINNGNISKNMIKYIYNLTRLKYVNTNKYIGLIQNIDDIFFIINLSKVFLYIIDKIEMYEIKNHKIINSLTNRHSDFNFYSDNLFINNVIYILSGLKLLYNTFDKSWVFPKKNEKFEGKYNNSYIYITMTNEMPITFSILTENYKTKTKLHSEIHITSDSTMGTVNIFINNDIIIKSNHNYELRFVFPNISLTDLMKGNLTYTFCNSLVVTDTLGNWTSVKFIDKHAKCGQFCGIVKRNETITNTLGGNIFDKIIIDDDKGYSNTNDIQMEIEYNDDSNSVRLNEEYIKVRTLMKGCKTKM encoded by the exons ATGAAAGTTGTAGAATTTCGAATTTGTATGCCATTAACAGTTGAAGAATATCAAAAATGTCAACTCTATTTAGTAGCAAAGGGAACACTAGAGGATGCAGAacaaagaattaaaaatgcaGAAAAGTATGGAAGTGATAATAGTGTAGGTGTTGTTATATTAAAGAATGAATCCTATgcagaaaataatacaacaGGACAATACACattaaagaaattaaatatattacataaaatGCCTAAATggttattaaattttgttgataaaaaatattgtacaATAGAAGAACAGTGTTGGAATGCATatccatatattaaaacaacTTTTCAAAGCAGTGGATTTCCAAAAGGGAAAATACAATTAGAGTCTTCACATCATTCCGGTTTTGACACAGAATATAATCCTTTAAATTTATCAgatgatttattaaatttaagaaaaattatatatatagatatagtTAATGATAAAGTAAGTtcaaaagaatataatagtAATGAAGATCCTTCCTTATTTTTGAGCCAGAAAACAGGAAGAGGTCATTTTCAATCTGATTGGAAAGAAACAAGCGAACATCTAATGACatgttataaattaataacttTAGATATTCCCTATTTTGGTTTATTCTGTTCAAAAATAGAAAACTGGATTATTTCAGCAATTCgagataatttattaaaatatcataaaaaGGCATTTTGTTGGATTGATGAATGGTTTGATTTAAAAATCGAGGACATACGAAACATTGAAAAGGATGTCCAGATAAAGCTCCAAAAATATTGGCCAGAAACGGGGCAAGACATTTCGATGGATAGTCTTGTCGACCCTGTTGGTAATAGCGAGGCAAGTAAGGGCAGTGACCAAAATGAACATGATGAAAAAGGTGGAAATAATGAGGAGAGCGATCGAAATAGTAGTACGGGGGAATCCTTAACAAATGAAGAAGACTCGCAATGTGATAGTTCCACAAGCATTAGTGATAATGAACATATAAAGaatgatattaataaaGCAGATAGACATTTCAACAATATAGAagatgcatataaaaatagtatagcCTGTTCAAGTACAACCagtttaaattataagaaGGAGGTGTGTGAAAATGGGATAAATGAAAGTGACGAAATGCAAAGCCAAATTATGAACAGCAACAATGTTGAAGTTTCTTGTGAAGGTCAGGCGTATGACTTGGGAGAGTATGAAGTAGTGCAAGGAGAAAGTGAAATAGAAAGTCGCGACCATGATGAGTATGAGAATGAGTATGGGGGTAAGGAAGAGGAAAACTCTTTTGATGAAACTGAAGTAGAcaagaaaaaaagagaaactgttgaatattttttttttaaaaaaaataaaaatgaatatggtgaatatttatataaaataggtGATGGTATGTTTTACTCATGGACGTAtagatattttaatataaaagataataagttatattattatgttaaTGATGAAATGAATGAATTGAGAGgagaaataaatttattaaatgctCAAATTCATTGGGTTGGCGAATATAAGGGTAGAcataatgtttttataattcaatgtttttataaaaacgcatattatttaagtGTGGATGATGAGATTCaagcaaaaaaatgtatgatAGATATTCAAATGGCTAGTCTAATTAATGAAACgaataattcaaaaaataatatagaaaaggAATACGAATGTGACAATATAAAAgttgaaaatgatgaaaatttaatggATTCTTATAATGACGCtgataatgatgaaaattctCAATCTCTTAGCAATTTAAATggtgaaataaaaaatgatattagCAAGCATACcacattaaaaatgaataaaagtAATGAATATGATAGCTTCGAATGGATACGAACACccaaaaagaataaaattgaaagtGCCCCGACAGGTTTCCAATCATTTAATagtgtaaataataagggATGGGAGATGAGCGATAGTTGGACATACGATAATAATAGCAGCTGTTGTGATGAATATCTATCCCCTTTATTAGGAAACAAAAGTAGGAACACATTTCAATCTTGTAATTTAAAagacataataaatatgctttTTGGAAAAATTGAAGGTATTGAAATGTTTGAGATAAATAAGGATATACAATATAAAGGGGTGAAAGAATTATTACATGAACTTAAAATGAGTTTTAATACAAGTGATAGAttaaataatcatttaaaaaatttatttatttttaaaaaaaaacgaggGAAAAGAAtagaaaaatttttatatattattttaatttttttgttttttatattttttcataaaatttttaattttttgttttatttttttataccaatattttttttctttttgggggcatttatttataacgacaaattttgttattatggATTTTGTAGTAATAGCAATTATAAtgtgtataaatattcctTCAATATTTATGCAAATATTAATGCTGTAATGTCTATTCTAttgaataataacaaaattcaTAAAGGGGAATACTATCAAAATGTTATTAGTTCGAAGAATAAGTATGTGCACTATGTTTGTAGTTACCTATATTTTGATATCCCTATTTTTAAACAGATATACGAATTTTATAGACcaagaaaattttttatgtcaaAATATTTCGAGGAACAAAGTAGAGGAGTTGATAAAATGAATAGTACTCATGTTAGACATGAAAAGTTTGATACTCCAAAAAATGTAAgtgataaaaaacaaatgagaTCCTATATCATTGTACAATATACAAACAAAACATCGAAAGAATATTTCAGTTTAATAAATctcaaaaataaagataaatttgataaacAGATTATTTCGTGTCATAATTTAAACGAGTACAACATGAATAAAGGTGATGAAAAGCAAAGAAAGGAAAAcacaaattttaatgatataaaagaGTGTTCCACATGTGGTATAGCTACTACAGCCAAcacattaaataatgaGAAATATGGTTCCGATTTTgcaaagaaaaatatgtctAATATTGTATTAAGAATAAGTAGGACATATGTTGGAAAACTAATACAACGGTGCATACTTGGGTTGTTGAaaccattttttaaaataataaaaaatacattttttgatgAATATGTAAAAGGGGAAGgatttgatatatatgtagTTCGAGAAAAGGGAAAtgaaatatgtaatatagaatatttaacgtgttataattataaatcttctatttttaataattatttaaatattgaaaGGTGTAAAAATGTGATAAGATTATTCTCATCCAATGATAACAAAAATGGTGATGAAAAAtgggaaatatattttgacagaactaaaaaaaataatttatgtatagacgaaaatgaagaaaatataaaattacttataaataaaaaaaggaatgaaaaggaaatatgtagagacatattttttaatataaataatggaaatatatcaaaaaatatgataaaatatatatataatttaactagattaaaatatgtaaatacaaataaatatatagggttaatacaaaatatagatgatatattttttattatcaactTATCAAAagtatttctttatataattgataaaattgaaatgtatgaaataaaaaatcataaaataataaacagcTTAACAAATAGACATTctgattttaatttttattctgacaatttatttattaataatgttatttatatattaagtggattaaaattattatataatacatttgATAAGTCATGGGtttttccaaaaaaaaatgaaaaatttgaagggaagtataataattcctatatttatataacaatGACAAATGAAATGCCTATtacattttcaatattaactgaaaattataaaacaaaaacaaaactACATTCAGAAATACATATTACATCAGACTCAACAATGGGTAcagtaaatatatttataaataatgatataataattaagaGTAATCATAATTATGAATTAAGATTTGTATTTCCAAATATATCCTTAACCGATTTGATGAAAGGAAATCTAACCTACACATTTTGTAACAGCTTAGTTGTTACAGATACTTTGGGGAACTGGACCAGTGTCAAG tTCATTGATAAGCATGCAAAGTGTGGGCAGTTCTGTGGAATTGTTAAGCGAAACGAAACGATTACCAATACATTGGGTGGAaacatttttgataaaattattattgatGATGATAAAGG ATATAGCAATACGAACGATATTCAAATGGAAATCGAATATAATGATGACTCCAATTCAGTTCG ATTAAATGAAGAATATATCAAAGTAAGAACTTTGATGAAAGGATGCAAGACAAAGATGTGA